The following coding sequences lie in one Amycolatopsis cihanbeyliensis genomic window:
- a CDS encoding ABC transporter substrate-binding protein — MRRSVIVVIASLVLLATGCSGDPLKSGSQDGPGDGSGGKVVVGSFNFGESRVLAHVYAEMLRSVGAQNVAVPSSLGSREVVVRALQDGSINLIPEYSGNLLRHFEKGTEASTSEEVFAQLGDKLPESLQVLEQAAAENKDKLVVSQDLAATGIETISNLAPRCEELVFGGPGEWAKRWEETIKQLYGCDFAEITVTDTGGPVTISALNSDEIDVGALFSTDPAIQQNGFVALEDDKNMFPAQNVVPLAKKDVLSDKQKQALNSVSAALTTEKLTQINVELDVKKRNPVDIAQEFLKSNNLL; from the coding sequence ATGAGAAGGTCAGTTATCGTAGTTATCGCCTCCCTTGTTTTGCTTGCCACTGGCTGTAGTGGGGACCCGCTGAAGTCTGGCAGTCAAGACGGTCCCGGTGACGGTTCCGGCGGGAAAGTAGTTGTCGGCTCTTTCAATTTTGGTGAGAGCCGGGTGTTGGCGCATGTTTACGCCGAGATGCTGCGCAGTGTTGGTGCGCAAAATGTCGCTGTGCCATCATCTCTCGGCAGTCGCGAGGTCGTTGTCAGAGCGTTGCAGGATGGGTCAATCAATCTCATTCCCGAATATAGTGGAAATTTGCTGAGACATTTCGAAAAAGGGACCGAGGCGTCTACCTCGGAAGAGGTCTTTGCGCAACTGGGAGACAAGTTGCCGGAGTCCCTCCAGGTGCTTGAGCAGGCGGCTGCGGAGAACAAGGACAAACTGGTGGTCAGTCAGGACCTGGCCGCCACTGGAATCGAAACGATCTCCAATTTGGCCCCGCGCTGCGAGGAGTTGGTTTTCGGTGGTCCCGGCGAGTGGGCGAAGCGTTGGGAGGAGACAATCAAGCAACTCTACGGTTGCGACTTCGCTGAGATCACCGTTACCGATACCGGCGGCCCGGTTACCATTTCTGCGCTGAATTCTGACGAGATTGACGTAGGCGCACTGTTCTCTACCGATCCGGCTATTCAGCAGAATGGTTTTGTGGCGCTGGAGGATGACAAGAATATGTTCCCGGCGCAGAATGTGGTTCCGCTGGCTAAGAAAGATGTGCTTAGTGACAAACAAAAGCAAGCGCTTAACTCTGTGTCCGCAGCGCTGACGACCGAGAAGCTGACTCAGATCAATGTCGAACTGGATGTAAAAAAGCGTAACCCTGTCGACATCGCACAAGAGTTCCTAAAATCCAACAACCTGCTGTAG